A DNA window from Naumovozyma dairenensis CBS 421 chromosome 8, complete genome contains the following coding sequences:
- the NDAI0H00410 gene encoding Ras-GEF domain-containing protein (similar to Saccharomyces cerevisiae SDC25 (Scer_YGOB_SDC25) and CDC25 (YLR310C); ancestral locus Anc_4.45) — protein MVESNLNSRNSRNSKNSKNNNNKVKNMFSNNTSNLILNFPNDDHLIDLTPRDLSNVKTTYSTKSSNNNNSSSNKNKNRNTNANAGENVSSTATSSKNNSITSQFNRTNMTESIHSLPSSQDQQQQQQSNPLSQTIPPSSSQPQQQPQQQHFPHQAILSKDALFYKYPMDIKLWTELQNLTIHYTKLSHEMFVKNNRSEFTKCFNYLSNLIVFTQLSCRLIQQLIKSKQYNKDIKKYLKNLISSLSKIIINSRIYFDTSFMLKYELKTSSNSNTNNDNNNNNNNNNKKTMVEEDIPDEMIMPNRTITIDTDASIANVNDDIEGSSPKTKRFVSTSSSTTNTSSIINNNNNNNNYTKRTISTSTNDTIVPNNNNNNTTMRTRNSTLDNFENPFIYDNNKRLPSTLSTPRTSLANSLNISNNNNTVGINDTPSSTNIINQNFNTNGSTHDEENRRKIRHKSIFEIIDQEFLKFYKNIQMLHHVLQTSVLTTADALLLPQILPRFFKGSFSGGSWTNPFSGFIYSDSKDTITTITSNPSNPSIVTSRNSSYIDGSSTNNSINIYGGSGYGGFVSGLPPKMAEAIAQAAGQNPISSSTSSNKLDDLSTNGTSQQGAPSTTTMTMTTLNSSSTFFNRPSHDRTFSRSRISKRKTLYPLNYNTLNLMKKISKEIYDKFDGDIGSDISIWDGPMTKAKNLEINSKTYEQINRNISFVEILENLDLTIFINLKKLIKSPPKILDFESEEFLKHAMLSISTIITEFFDIKQAFHDIVVKLIMTTQQTTLEDPYVFASMKSNFKIGYYEPMNYGLSSSSLDETTSNTKLVMSTKLMRKTEKFASALYKNLIDQDVETNRQEFLNVIDDFRNVCEKYVEISNISCFIVEQLIEERENLLNYAARMMKNNLTTELLRGEQERWFDYPTEYNSDDEFIDDDDDDDDDDNDDEIDDDGANENDGEIHSNAVTDDDHDENDKSAIKINDEEATVDGSLLTKEESDTTESDVDKDAQSDNELWFLQSEYQSYLIYDSKGKIRGGTKESLIEHLTSHQLIDPAFSVVMLITFRSIMTTKEFFFALIYRYNLSPPEGLSFDDYNIWIEKKLMPIKCRVITIMNTFLQRYWTPNYLESGLSALSNFANFAISENIPGSEELLQRIEDNIINIPTKHNIVNESSNSDNVITKDSHKPLSGTLKDKIHSVEDALSIIDDTTTVHTSNNNNKSSISSNPDYHSSSNSSLNALKNLTSPVLLHPTNAATNVFSRLKKPKLLETDAYTYAEQLTVREHELYLEINMFECLDRAWGSKYCNMGGSPNISKFISNANALTNFVSYTIVRHTDVKKRAKLIEYFIVVAQYCKELNNFSSMTAIVSALYSSPIFRLKKTWKLIPIEAKKVLRKLNNLMDSKKNFIKYRESIRGIKDVPCIPFFGIYLSDLTFTFVGNPEYLHGSTDIINFSKRSRIVDIIEEILSFKKFHYKLKRNEDIENMIQESLNNGPHIEKQYQLSLKAEPRIENTNGGGTNLSNDILSDETDDDDSDPNDHHHHHHHLHQLQHNIGPNKTNRHHSHSHQGTNHHNSSNGNDFDDKDGQVIKYGKKKQSAKLFG, from the coding sequence ATGGttgaatcaaatttaaactcaagaaattcaagaaattcaaaaaattcaaaaaataacaataataaagttaaaaatatgtttaGTAACAATACAAGCAATCttatattgaatttccCAAATGATGATCATTTGATCGATTTGACTCCAAGAGATCTATCAAATGTTAAGACTACTTATTCAACGAAATCaagtaataacaataattcaagtagtaataagaataaaaatagaaaCACAAATGCAAATGCAGGCGAAAATGTGTCTTCAACGGCAACATCTTCTAAGAATAATAGTATTACTTCTCAATTCAATAGAACTAATATGACTGAATCAATCCATTCATTACCTTCATCTCAagatcaacaacaacaacaacaatcaaaTCCACTCTCACAAACTATACctccatcatcatcacaaCCACAGCAGcaaccacaacaacaacactTCCCTCATCAAgcaatattatcaaaagatGCTTTGTTTTATAAATATCCAATGGATATTAAACTTTGGAcagaattacaaaatttgaCAATCCATTACACAAAATTATCTCATGAAATGTttgtgaaaaataatagatcTGAATTTACTAAATgttttaattatttatcCAATTTGATTGTATTCACTCAATTGTCATGTAGActaattcaacaattaaTTAAGtcaaaacaatataataaagatattaagaaatatttgaaaaatttaatctcatcattatcaaaaatcataataaattcaagaatttatttcGATACTTCATTCATGTTAAaatatgaattgaaaacttcAAGCAattcaaatacaaataatgataataataataataataataataataacaaaaaaacaatggTCGAAGAAGATATACCTGATGAAATGATAATGCCCAATAGGACTATAACGATCGACACAGACGCATCCATTGCAAATGTTAATGACGATATAGAAGGAAGTTCACCAAAGACAAAAAGATTTGTATctacatcatcatcaacaactAATACTAGTAgcatcattaataataacaataataataataattatacGAAAAGAACTATAAGTACAAGCACTAATGATACCATAGttccaaataataataataacaatacaacAATGagaacaagaaattcaaCCCTTGATAATTTTGAGAATCCATTCatttatgataataataaaagattaCCTTCTACTTTATCTACCCCAAGAACTTCATTGGCTAATAGTcttaatatttcaaataacaacaacacaGTAGGAATAAATGATACTCCATCTTCCACgaatataataaaccaaaatttcaatacaaACGGTAGCACTcatgatgaagaaaatagaaGGAAAATACGTCATAAATccatatttgaaataatagatcaagaatttttaaaattctataaaaatattcaaatgtTACATCATGTCTTGCAAACTTCAGTATTAACCACGGCAGatgcattattattaccacaAATATTACCACGATTCTTTAAAGGTTCATTTAGTGGTGGTTCATGGACAAACCCATTCAGTGGATTCATTTATTCTGATTCTAAAGATACCATTACGACAATAACATCAAACCCTTCAAACCCTTCGATAGTTACCTCAAGAAATTCATCATATATCGATGGTAGTAGtactaataatagtatTAATATTTATGGGGGGAGCGGATATGGTGGGTTTGTCTCTGGGTTACCACCTAAGATGGCTGAAGCAATTGCTCAAGCAGCTGGACAAAATCCAATAAGTAGTAGTACATCAAGTAATAAATTGGATGATTTAAGTACCAATGGAACATCTCAGCAAGGTGCACCATCTACAACCACAATGACAATGACTActttaaattcatcttctacaTTCTTCAATAGACCATCACATGATAGAACGTTTTCAAGGTCAAGAATCTCAAAGAGGAAAACTTTATACCcattaaattataatacattgaatctaatgaaaaaaatttcaaaagaaatttatgataaatttgatgGTGATATTGGATCAGATATATCAATATGGGACGGACCAATGACTAAAGCTAAGAATCtagaaataaattctaaAACATACGAACAAATTAATAGAAACATTTCCTTTGTGgaaatattagaaaatttagatttaaccatattcataaatttgaaaaaattaattaaatcacCTCCAAAGATATTGGATTTTGAAAGCGAAGAATTCTTAAAACATGCAATGTTATCCATTTCCACGATCATCACTGAATTTTTCGATATAAAGCAAGCTTTCCATGATATAGTTGTTAAATTAATCATGACTACACAACAAACCACTCTAGAGGATCCTTACGTTTTCGCATCAATGAAATCGAATTTCAAAATCGGTTATTATGAACCAATGAATTACGGTCtctcatcatcatcactagATGAAACCACTAGCAATACTAAGTTAGTAATGTCTACAAAATTAATGAGGAAGACAGAGAAGTTTGCATCAGCATTGTATAAAAACTTGATTGATCAAGATGTGGAAACAAACAGACAAGAATTCTTGAATGTTATAGATGATTTTAGAAACGTTTGTGAAAAATACGtagaaatttcaaatatttcttgCTTCATTGTGGAACAATTGattgaagaaagagaaaatcttttaaattatGCTGCTagaatgatgaaaaataatttgacTACTGAATTATTGAGGGGTGAACAAGAACGTTGGTTCGATTATCCTACTGAATATAattctgatgatgaatttattgatgatgatgatgatgatgatgatgatgataatgacgACGAGATTGATGATGACGGTGCGAATGAGAATGATGGAGAAATTCATAGCAATGCCGTtactgatgatgatcatgatgaaaatgacaAATCTGCCATTAAGATAAATGATGAGGAAGCAACCGTTGATGGAAGTTTATTaactaaagaagaaagtgaTACAACGGAAAGTGATGTTGATAAAGATGCTCAATCTGATAATGAACTATGGTTTTTACAATCAGAATATCAATCTTATTTGATATATGATTCCAAGGGTAAAATAAGAGGTGGTACTAAAGAAAGTTTAATTGAACATTTAACTAGTCATCAACTAATTGATCCCGCTTTTAGTGTTGTCATGTTAATTACTTTTAGAAGTATAATGACAACGAAAGAATTCTTTTTTGCCTTAATTTATAGATATAATCTTTCACCACCAGAAGGATTAAGTTTTGATGACtataatatttggattgagaaaaaattgatgCCAATTAAATGTCGAGTAATCACTATAATGAATACATTTTTACAAAGGTATTGGACTCCAAATTATTTGGAAAGTGGTCTTTCTGCTTTATCCAACTTTGCTAATTTTGCCATCAGTGAAAATATTCCTGGTTCAGAAGAACTCCTACAAAGAATCGaagataatataataaatattcctACGAAGCATAACATCGTCAATGAGAGCTCAAATAGTGATAATGTGATTACCAAGGATTCACACAAACCTTTATCTGGAACATTGAAGGATAAAATACATTCTGTTGAAGATGCATTATCGATCATTGATGATACAACTACCGTTCACACAagcaataacaataataaaagtaGCATATCATCAAATCCAGATTACCACTCTAGTTcgaattcttcattaaatgCGTTGAAAAACCTGACTAGTCCAGTATTGTTGCATCCAACAAATGCGGCAACTAATGTATTTTCAAGGCTAAAGAAACCTAAATTGTTAGAAACGGATGCTTACACATATGCGGAACAATTAACGGTAAGAGAACACGAACTTTATTTAGAGATTAACATGTTCGAATGTTTAGACAGAGCATGGGGTTCCAAATATTGTAATATGGGGGGATCACCAAACATATCCAAATTTATTTCCAATGCAAACGCTTTGAcgaattttgtttcttacACAATTGTTAGACATACAGACGTTAAAAAGAGAGctaaattgattgaatattttattgtaGTGGCACAGTATtgtaaagaattgaataatttctcATCAATGACAGCAATTGTTTCTGCATTATATTCCTCACCAATTTTCCGTTTAAAGAAAACTTGGAAATTAATACCTATTGAAGCTAAGAAAGTGTTaagaaaattgaataatttgatggactcaaagaagaatttcattaaatatcGTGAATCAATAAGAGGTATTAAAGATGTCCCATGTATACCATTTTTCGGTATCTATTTGTCAGATTTAACCTTTACATTTGTAGGTAATCCAGAATATTTGCATGGTAGTACagatattatcaattttagTAAAAGGTCAAGAATTGtagatattattgaagaaatctTAAGCTTTAAGAAATTCCATTATAAATTAAAACGTAATGAAGATATCGAGAATATGATCCAAGAATCGTTAAATAATGGGCCACATATTGAGAAACAGTAtcaattatcattaaaggCTGAACCAAGAATAGAGAATACAAATGGTGGTGGGACCAACCTATCGAATGATATCTTGAGTGATGAAACAGACGATGACGATAGCGATCCCAATGATCATCaccaccatcatcatcatttacATCAATTACAACATAATATTGGTCCAAACAAAACTAATAGACATCACAGTCATAGTCATCAAGGTACAAATCATCATAACTCATCAAATGGTAACGATTTCGACGATAAAGACGGACAAGTCATCAAATACGgcaaaaagaaacaatctgccaaattatttggttaa
- the GTR2 gene encoding Gtr2p (similar to Saccharomyces cerevisiae GTR2 (YGR163W); ancestral locus Anc_4.54) yields the protein MNNTEAPTDPKAMILLMGLRRCGKSSICKVVFHNMQPLDTLYLESTSNPSLEHFSTLIDLAVMELPGQLNYFEPSYDSERLFKSVGALVYVIDSQDEYLSAITNLAMIMEYAYKVNPSINIEVLIHKVDGLNEDFKVDAQREIMQRTGEELLELGLDGVQVSFYLTSIFDHSIYEAFSRIVQKLIPEISYLENMLDNLIQHSKIEKAFLFDINSKIYVSTDSNPVDIQTYEVCAEFVDVSIDLFDLYKNSNQVQKGNENGNLQLNDSKKVIKHPEELKNVSQLGNDVILYLRQMIRGLALVSIIRPNGTDMESCLTVADYNVDIFKKGLEKIWASSKIPKNEQI from the exons atgaataataCAGAAGCTCCGACAGATCCTAAGGCCATGATACTTCTCATGGGTCTAAGAAG ATGTGGTAAATCATCCATTTGCAAAGTTGTATTCCATAACATGCAACCATTAGATACATTATACCTGGAATCAACATCTAATCCATCCTTAGAGCATTTTTCCacattaattgatttagCAGTCATGGAACTTCCTGGCCAActaaattattttgaacCAAGTTACGATTCGGAACGATTATTTAAGAGTGTAGGTGCGCTTGTTTACGTCATTGATTCTcaagatgaatatttaaGCGCCATTACTAATTTAGCAATGATTATGGAATATGCATACAAAGTAAATCCGTCCATAAATATAGAAGTTTTAATTCACAAAGTCGATGGATTAAATGAAGATTTCAAAGTTGATGCACAAAGAGAAATAATGCAACGAACTGgtgaagaattattagaattaggACTGGATGGTGTTCAAGTATCGTTTTATCTGACTTCTATTTTTGACCATTCAATATATGAAGCATTCTCAAGAATTGTTCAGAAATTAATACCAGAAATTTCatatttagaaaatatgTTAGATAATTTGATTCAACATTCAAAGATTGAGAAGgcatttttatttgacATTAATTCTAAGATATATGTGTCTACGGATTCAAATCCTGTTGATATCCAAACGTATGAAGTTTGCGCTGAATTTGTGGATGTGAgtattgatttatttgatttgtataagaattcaaatcaaGTTCAAAAGGGGAATGAAAATGGCAATTTACAATTAAACGACAGTAAGAAAGTAATTAAACACCCTgaggaattgaaaaatgtatcTCAACTGGGAAACGAtgttatattatatctAAGACAGATGATTCGTGGACTCGCCCTAGTTTCAATTATTAGACCGAATGGGACCGATATGGAAAGTTGTTTGACCGTTGCAGATTACAatgttgatatttttaagaaagggttagaaaaaatatgggCCAGTTCTAAAATTCCAAAGAACGAACAAATATGA
- the NDAI0H00400 gene encoding uncharacterized protein, whose product MSSDNNSLSIPKDIIEGVMVDDTAETQHNHHRRSLSPSLPICTTTTSKSSITSNKSTSTSSTNNNNNYNSNHATLTNVRPIDVVVALYDFYDSNSTSSSSSSINNGTNNNNHHHHSIHNNSTTNKHLSFQQGDTIYVLNKNSSGWWDGLLIMDSNNNNNNNNNDTNNNNTEGDNHNNSNNNNVRRGWFPQTYVRSISSSTSSAHFFKKLNSFSNRSSRRASVATTPGIITTTTSTNTVANSSNNPAALPTATATAITTATATNSSSTFLNIPTNKSKSRRNSSNYSHMNHTTSTLEDTNSIKSLHNHHHNNNNSHDHNNNNNNNNNDQINQNISDPLNKSNIITDTNSSTKIIKQKMMMIQLLYYH is encoded by the coding sequence atgtcCTCggataataattcattatctaTACCTAAGGATATTATAGAAGGTGTCATGGTTGATGATACCGCAGAGACCCAAcataatcatcatcgtcGATCGTTATCTCCAAGTTTACCAATATGTACTACTACTACATCAAAATCATCGATAACCTCGAATAAGTCTACTTCGACATcttcaacaaataataataacaattatAATAGCAATCATGCAACTTTGACTAATGTCCGACCTATCGATGTCGTAGTGGCACTATACGATTTTTATGATTCCAATTCgacttcttcatcttcatcttctattaataatggaacgaataataataaccatcatcatcatagcattcataataatagtacAACTAACAAACATCTTTCCTTTCAACAAGGTGATACCATTTATGtcttaaataaaaatagttCAGGTTGGTGGGACGGTCTTTTAATAATggatagtaataataataataataataataataatgacactaacaataataatacggAAGGTGacaatcataataatagtaataacaacaacgtAAGAAGAGGCTGGTTTCCTCAAACTTATGTTCGTTCAATATCTTCCTCTACATCATCTGCtcatttctttaaaaaattgaactcattttcaaatagaAGTTCTAGAAGAGCAAGTGTAGCTACTACTCCTGGAATTATTACCACTACTACTTCTACAAATACCGTTGCCaatagtagtaataatCCTGCAGCTCTTCCTACAGCCACTGCCACTGCTATTACTACTGCTACTGCTACAAACAGTAGCTCTACATTTCTTAATATACCTACCAACAAAAGTAAAAGTAGAAGAAATAGTTCCAATTATTCTCATATGAATCATACAACTTCAACTTTGGAAGATACAAATAGTATTAAATCTTTGcataatcatcatcataataacaacaattcTCAtgatcataataataataataataataataataatgaccaaataaatcaaaacatTTCAGATCCACTGAAcaaatcaaatataattaCAGATACAAACTCttcaacaaaaattataaaacaaaaaatgatgatgatccaATTActatattatcattag